One region of Synechococcales cyanobacterium CNB genomic DNA includes:
- a CDS encoding HlyD family efflux transporter periplasmic adaptor subunit: protein MIDLSKLRAPGWQRVVAELSAPAPDDRTFLMRLMAVLAQAAGARQAVLFTVGVSGDEGGSGEPEPRPVMVWPPPSDAQGGTLPEGAVEREIDVRGGARAAATANRIEVYGLEADSPFYDSDHKGYLVAVPLASGTPEGPAPVVRHVITLLLEGRSRAALQTTLALVEVLCGYVHAHGARQALRRTRAAGAALDLATRLIASLNATPNFKGAAMQLANDLSRQLGVDRVAVGWAKGIGRGGEGASVKVVAISDTEHVDRRMAMVQKLEAAMDECFDQEQPVMHPPPPERGEAGEVADVLLAQAITHAHRELASSDAKLKVCSLPLRIDEDAAGVVTVETSGEGRIDPATIELLQSTMDLVAPVLRLKRLNDRNLALRTWDATLRAGEWLVGPKHTAWKLAGVTVMAIAILVTFVRVPYRVEAPITLEPRHKRTISAPFDGIIAALPDEIRPGARVAAGDVLLELDTVELRLQILEAENRRREALKRADNARAQGKQAEVQQAEAQADAAQAEVDLLATKIERAVVRAPIAGTILAGELEERIGSSVQTGQALFEIAPLDDMIGVARVDDRDIALIMEAAGRESGAARHDLATKAKPDTRFGFEMERIVPLATPEEGRNAFEVRVRLTETAPWMRPGMEGLAKFDTGRRTLLDIGTRRIRDTVRLWLWW from the coding sequence GTGATCGACCTGTCGAAGTTGCGAGCGCCAGGCTGGCAGCGCGTGGTGGCGGAACTCTCCGCGCCAGCGCCGGACGACCGCACGTTTTTGATGCGCCTGATGGCAGTGCTCGCCCAGGCGGCCGGGGCGCGCCAGGCCGTGCTCTTCACCGTGGGCGTGAGCGGGGACGAGGGCGGCTCGGGCGAGCCGGAGCCGCGGCCCGTCATGGTCTGGCCCCCCCCTTCCGACGCCCAGGGAGGGACGCTGCCCGAGGGCGCGGTCGAGCGTGAGATCGACGTCCGTGGCGGAGCACGAGCGGCGGCCACCGCGAACAGGATCGAGGTCTACGGCCTCGAGGCCGACAGCCCCTTCTACGACTCGGACCACAAGGGCTATCTCGTCGCGGTGCCGCTGGCGTCGGGCACGCCTGAGGGGCCTGCGCCGGTCGTGCGGCACGTCATCACGCTCCTTCTCGAAGGGCGGTCGCGGGCCGCGTTGCAGACGACCCTGGCGCTGGTCGAGGTGCTGTGCGGCTACGTTCATGCGCACGGAGCGCGGCAGGCGTTGCGCCGGACGCGCGCCGCCGGCGCCGCCCTGGACCTGGCGACGCGGCTGATCGCATCGCTGAACGCGACGCCGAACTTCAAGGGGGCGGCGATGCAACTGGCGAACGATCTCTCTCGCCAGCTGGGCGTCGATCGTGTCGCGGTCGGATGGGCGAAGGGCATCGGCCGCGGCGGCGAAGGGGCGAGCGTGAAGGTCGTGGCCATCAGCGACACCGAGCACGTGGACCGGCGAATGGCGATGGTCCAGAAGCTCGAAGCCGCGATGGACGAGTGCTTCGACCAGGAGCAGCCGGTGATGCACCCCCCCCCTCCGGAACGGGGCGAGGCCGGCGAGGTCGCCGACGTGCTGCTGGCGCAGGCGATCACGCACGCGCACCGGGAGTTGGCGTCATCGGACGCGAAACTGAAGGTCTGCTCGCTGCCGCTGCGCATCGACGAGGACGCCGCGGGCGTCGTGACGGTCGAGACGAGCGGCGAAGGACGGATCGACCCCGCGACGATCGAGCTGCTCCAGAGCACGATGGACCTCGTCGCGCCGGTGCTGCGGCTCAAGCGGCTCAACGACCGCAACCTCGCGCTGCGCACCTGGGACGCGACACTCCGCGCGGGCGAGTGGCTCGTCGGTCCGAAGCACACGGCGTGGAAACTGGCGGGCGTGACCGTGATGGCGATCGCCATCCTCGTCACGTTCGTTCGCGTGCCCTACCGCGTCGAGGCGCCGATCACGCTCGAACCGAGGCACAAGCGGACGATCTCCGCACCGTTCGACGGCATCATCGCCGCGCTGCCGGACGAGATCCGCCCTGGGGCACGCGTCGCAGCCGGCGACGTGCTGCTGGAACTGGACACGGTCGAACTGCGCCTGCAGATACTCGAAGCGGAGAACCGTCGGCGCGAGGCGCTCAAGCGCGCTGACAACGCCCGCGCTCAGGGCAAGCAGGCCGAGGTGCAGCAGGCCGAGGCGCAGGCAGATGCCGCACAGGCCGAGGTAGACCTCCTGGCGACGAAGATCGAGCGGGCCGTGGTGCGGGCGCCGATCGCAGGGACGATCCTCGCTGGCGAACTGGAGGAGCGGATCGGCTCGTCGGTGCAGACGGGGCAGGCGCTCTTCGAGATCGCTCCGCTCGACGACATGATCGGCGTCGCGCGAGTGGACGACCGCGACATCGCGCTCATCATGGAGGCCGCTGGTCGGGAGAGCGGCGCGGCACGGCACGACCTCGCGACGAAGGCCAAGCCCGACACCCGGTTCGGGTTCGAGATGGAGCGCATCGTGCCTTTGGCGACGCCGGAGGAGGGACGCAACGCCTTCGAGGTCCGCGTGCGTCTGACCGAGACCGCCCCCTGGATGCGACCGGGCATGGAAGGGCTGGCGAAGTTCGACACCGGCCGGCGCACGCTGCTCGACATCGGCACCCGGCGGATCAGGGACACGGTGAGGTTGTGGCTGTGGTGGTAG
- a CDS encoding efflux RND transporter periplasmic adaptor subunit has translation MAASMSARWSWGFMKGTGVVLTGVPPFSARRPAGRVACITGVDTGGLRSADVVGGAASDGRPEGYDRREPAPVAGRRPPSPPCGSPRADDHTAAHPSGQRRERRLLLMEESTPMSPPVVRRRVAAVIGLVSVAVVCAASIVPSPQPAAESATVRSFGGERAVTKPSRDAVMGFSLSTSVAEVAVVGGQRVAAGDLLVRGDDSEDIAEARFQRERAETELPVQRARKQTELARLEFDRADEVFRRGGLSQAEYDRARVASETAEIDLDLQLFNQTLSRLQADRAEARVAKFSLRAPWDGVVDQVLVDEGQSVREGDPVVRIVSVDPLEIDVPAPADQTLELGLKVGDPAWVLMPVARDQRVYLGTVSEVAPTVDAASGTRRVRVEVPNPEHLVPGLACWVRFTEPSAEWRERIVPGRAARATRGEAAP, from the coding sequence ATGGCGGCGTCGATGTCGGCCCGGTGGAGCTGGGGCTTCATGAAGGGGACAGGGGTCGTGCTGACCGGCGTGCCGCCGTTCAGTGCGAGGCGGCCGGCGGGTCGGGTGGCGTGCATCACGGGTGTGGACACCGGGGGACTCCGTTCTGCCGATGTGGTGGGGGGAGCAGCCTCGGATGGGCGGCCTGAGGGCTACGATAGGCGGGAACCGGCCCCGGTGGCGGGGCGTAGACCTCCTAGCCCACCGTGCGGGAGCCCCAGGGCCGACGACCACACCGCGGCCCATCCCTCCGGCCAACGCCGGGAACGACGGCTCCTCCTTATGGAAGAAAGCACTCCCATGAGTCCACCTGTTGTCAGGCGGCGAGTTGCCGCGGTGATCGGTCTGGTGTCGGTCGCGGTGGTGTGCGCGGCGTCGATTGTGCCGTCGCCTCAGCCCGCGGCTGAGTCGGCGACGGTGCGTTCGTTCGGCGGCGAGCGGGCGGTCACGAAACCGAGCCGCGACGCGGTGATGGGCTTCTCTCTGTCTACGAGCGTGGCGGAGGTCGCCGTGGTCGGCGGGCAGCGGGTGGCCGCGGGCGACCTGCTCGTTCGCGGCGACGACAGCGAGGACATCGCCGAGGCGCGCTTCCAGCGCGAGCGCGCCGAGACCGAACTGCCCGTGCAGCGCGCCCGCAAGCAGACGGAACTGGCGAGGCTGGAGTTCGATCGCGCCGACGAGGTCTTCCGGCGCGGCGGGTTGTCGCAGGCGGAGTACGACCGCGCCCGTGTGGCGAGCGAGACGGCGGAGATCGACCTCGACCTCCAGTTGTTCAACCAGACGCTCTCTCGTCTGCAGGCAGACAGAGCCGAGGCGAGGGTGGCGAAGTTCAGCCTGCGCGCGCCGTGGGACGGCGTGGTGGACCAGGTGCTCGTGGACGAGGGCCAGTCCGTGCGCGAGGGCGATCCGGTCGTGCGCATCGTGTCCGTCGATCCGCTGGAGATCGATGTGCCCGCGCCGGCGGACCAGACGCTCGAACTCGGGCTGAAAGTCGGCGACCCGGCGTGGGTGCTGATGCCGGTGGCGCGCGACCAGCGCGTGTATCTCGGCACCGTCTCGGAGGTCGCGCCGACCGTGGACGCGGCCAGCGGCACGCGGCGCGTCCGCGTCGAGGTGCCGAACCCCGAGCATCTCGTGCCCGGCCTGGCGTGCTGGGTTCGCTTCACCGAGCCGAGCGCGGAGTGGCGGGAGCGGATCGTGCCAGGCCGCGCGGCACGCGCGACGAGGGGGGAGGCAGCGCCGTGA
- a CDS encoding DegT/DnrJ/EryC1/StrS family aminotransferase produces the protein MHATRPAGRLALNGGTPVSTTPVPFMKPQLHRADIDAAIAVLESGMLRAAARCEELERRFAEMSDARHGLTCSNGTTALQLAYGALFSAGDEILVPAWTYIATVSMVVAAGCTPVFVDCREDTFQMDPADAARKVTPRTRGIAATHLYGCPVDVDAFQSIAAKHGLRVVYDAAQSHLARYGGHGIGAFGDAVTYSFYATKNLGTGEGGLLTVNDDALAREIGLLRSHGETEKYLHERVGFNYRMNDITGAIGCSRLDRLPAETAARQSAAGRFDSILADIDGLAAPTVTPKAEAVWHLYTVKMDLSRFTCTRDEFCAALKAEGVPTAVHYPRATVDQPALAPWNRHDTPVASSLSARVFCLPMHHALTEEHFRVIEGSLRKVAEAFRA, from the coding sequence ATGCACGCCACCCGACCCGCCGGCCGCCTCGCACTGAACGGCGGCACGCCGGTCAGCACGACCCCTGTCCCCTTCATGAAGCCCCAGCTCCACCGGGCCGACATCGACGCCGCCATCGCCGTGCTCGAGTCCGGGATGCTCCGCGCCGCCGCTCGCTGCGAGGAACTCGAACGACGTTTCGCGGAGATGTCCGACGCCCGACACGGGCTGACCTGCTCCAACGGCACGACCGCGCTGCAACTCGCGTACGGCGCGCTCTTCTCTGCCGGCGACGAGATCCTCGTCCCCGCCTGGACCTACATCGCCACCGTGAGCATGGTTGTCGCGGCCGGCTGCACCCCCGTCTTCGTGGATTGCCGCGAGGACACCTTCCAGATGGACCCTGCGGACGCGGCCCGCAAGGTCACGCCGCGCACCCGAGGCATCGCGGCTACGCACCTCTACGGGTGCCCGGTGGACGTTGACGCCTTCCAGTCGATCGCCGCGAAGCACGGCCTGCGGGTCGTGTACGACGCCGCGCAGTCGCACCTCGCGCGCTACGGCGGGCACGGCATCGGCGCGTTCGGCGACGCTGTCACCTACTCCTTCTACGCCACCAAGAACCTCGGCACAGGCGAGGGCGGGCTGCTCACCGTGAATGACGATGCCCTCGCCCGAGAGATCGGCCTGCTGCGCTCGCACGGCGAGACGGAAAAGTACCTGCACGAGCGAGTCGGCTTCAACTACCGCATGAACGACATCACCGGCGCGATCGGGTGCTCGCGCCTCGACCGTCTGCCCGCGGAGACCGCCGCCCGCCAGTCCGCGGCCGGTCGGTTCGATTCGATCCTGGCCGACATCGACGGGCTGGCGGCGCCGACGGTCACACCGAAGGCCGAGGCCGTGTGGCACCTCTACACGGTGAAGATGGACCTGTCGCGTTTCACCTGCACCCGCGACGAGTTCTGCGCCGCGCTGAAGGCCGAGGGCGTGCCGACCGCCGTTCACTACCCGCGTGCGACAGTGGACCAGCCCGCCCTGGCCCCGTGGAACAGGCACGACACGCCGGTCGCGAGTTCACTCTCCGCCCGGGTTTTCTGCCTGCCCATGCACCACGCGCTGACGGAGGAGCACTTCCGCGTGATCGAGGGATCGCTGCGGAAGGTGGCCGAGGCATTCCGAGCGTAG
- a CDS encoding class I mannose-6-phosphate isomerase gives MTAPYPLTFEPILKEKVWGGRRLARYGKSLPEGALVGESWEVADLATTSASGGGGGEARSMIASGTLAGRTLHDAMEAWGRGLLGTARPAPDGGFPLLVKFLDAREHLSVQVHPSPEYAREHPGAHLKTECWYVLEADLGSVIYKGVKRGVARADFERALRRGQGEGVVQLLEAVPAVPGECHNLPSGTVHALGAGVLVAEVQTPSDTTFRVYDWAKEYGRAGRELHVEQAMACIDFKPAPRAVKFFGEGTMPMASTAIYSVTAAGRGTTRVAGACTVVICAAGRITVGDLPVKAGGVVLVPADTSLVVDHTEGVALLVGLAAR, from the coding sequence ATGACCGCGCCCTACCCGCTCACGTTCGAGCCGATCCTGAAGGAAAAGGTCTGGGGCGGTCGCCGCCTCGCGCGGTACGGCAAATCGCTGCCAGAGGGCGCGCTCGTGGGCGAGTCGTGGGAGGTCGCGGATCTGGCAACAACGAGCGCGTCGGGGGGTGGGGGGGGCGAAGCCCGCTCGATGATCGCTTCGGGCACGTTGGCAGGGCGAACGCTGCACGACGCAATGGAGGCGTGGGGACGCGGGCTGCTGGGTACGGCGCGCCCCGCCCCGGACGGCGGTTTTCCGCTGCTCGTGAAGTTCCTCGACGCGCGCGAGCACCTGAGCGTGCAGGTACACCCTTCGCCGGAGTACGCCCGCGAGCACCCCGGCGCGCACCTCAAGACGGAGTGCTGGTATGTGCTGGAGGCCGATCTCGGGAGCGTGATCTACAAGGGCGTAAAGCGGGGCGTCGCGCGGGCGGATTTCGAGCGGGCGCTGCGGCGCGGACAGGGCGAAGGTGTGGTGCAGTTGCTGGAAGCGGTCCCCGCCGTGCCCGGCGAGTGCCACAACCTCCCCAGCGGCACGGTGCACGCGCTCGGTGCGGGCGTGCTGGTGGCCGAAGTGCAGACCCCGAGCGACACCACGTTCCGGGTGTACGACTGGGCGAAGGAGTACGGTCGGGCGGGGCGAGAACTGCACGTCGAGCAGGCGATGGCGTGCATCGACTTCAAGCCCGCGCCGCGCGCAGTGAAGTTCTTCGGCGAGGGCACGATGCCGATGGCTTCGACCGCGATCTATTCGGTGACGGCGGCGGGGCGGGGCACGACGCGAGTTGCCGGGGCGTGCACCGTCGTGATCTGCGCCGCCGGGCGCATCACGGTCGGCGACCTGCCCGTGAAGGCGGGCGGCGTTGTACTCGTGCCGGCGGATACCAGCCTCGTCGTGGACCACACGGAGGGGGTCGCGCTGCTGGTGGGACTGGCGGCGCGCTGA
- a CDS encoding beta-hydroxyacyl-ACP dehydratase: MPGSPPDTTTLGARPAVDASEDARGASPEVNQDGLLFDLSGLNLDRTIVDRAGLERYLPHRGTMLQLDGVLWQNETKTRAVGVKRVRDDEFWVAGHFPGRPMLPGVLMVETAAQLAAYLFNVRQTEPQLAAFLRIESCVFRKSVSPGDTLLILCQEHKIGRRRFTSDVQGVVDGQPTFEARASGIALGPFRGSITGQP, from the coding sequence ATGCCGGGAAGCCCTCCTGACACCACGACGCTTGGGGCGAGACCAGCCGTGGACGCCTCCGAGGACGCCCGTGGTGCATCGCCCGAGGTGAACCAGGACGGCCTCCTGTTCGACCTGTCGGGGCTGAATCTCGACCGGACCATCGTCGATCGCGCCGGACTCGAGCGATACCTCCCACACCGAGGGACGATGCTCCAACTCGACGGTGTCCTGTGGCAGAATGAAACGAAGACGCGCGCGGTCGGCGTGAAACGCGTGCGCGACGACGAGTTCTGGGTGGCCGGGCACTTCCCAGGCCGACCGATGCTGCCGGGCGTGCTCATGGTCGAGACGGCGGCGCAGCTCGCCGCGTACCTCTTCAACGTCCGGCAGACCGAGCCGCAACTGGCCGCGTTCCTGCGCATCGAGAGTTGCGTCTTCCGCAAGAGCGTGTCTCCCGGCGACACGCTGCTGATCCTGTGCCAGGAGCACAAGATCGGGCGGAGGCGGTTCACGAGCGATGTGCAAGGCGTCGTGGACGGGCAGCCGACATTCGAGGCACGGGCGAGCGGCATCGCGCTCGGCCCGTTCCGCGGGTCGATCACCGGGCAGCCATGA
- a CDS encoding histone H1, which produces MEAFEHLKKLVAEAQDDIEKAEGGNKAAGTRARQAMQQIKEAAQEVRKQILELRDAGKPS; this is translated from the coding sequence GTGGAAGCATTCGAACACCTCAAGAAACTCGTCGCCGAGGCGCAGGACGACATCGAGAAGGCCGAAGGTGGAAACAAGGCGGCCGGCACCCGCGCCCGGCAAGCCATGCAGCAGATCAAGGAAGCGGCCCAAGAGGTTCGCAAGCAGATCCTGGAACTCCGCGATGCCGGGAAGCCCTCCTGA
- a CDS encoding aminoglycoside phosphotransferase family protein has product MAAVPTAVGERADPMSGGPSSPSPVGDPQTLAAALAPALREACGGRLGEIEWFRSTWQRGGAATGFAQWTERDGRTLPVVVKLPVGPREHRWAMLLGAAETDTMPTPAHERPVPRVVTGGNSLDGYDLGWLVMERLDGHTLSHAIDRAAIEELLRTAARFHALAEQARPVEGPPPERDWGSLIARSREALRAHEVEIGDAQRWNEALKKVQRALPMLEAAWRARPLDTWCHGDLHPGNAMRRSGSDGRPGPCVLLDLAFVHAGSWVEDAVYLERQFWGHEDRLDGIKPVSTLAKCRRELGLRTDGDYGTLASIRRVLMAGCVPGVAAHEGTPAYAAAALGIIERVLPQITR; this is encoded by the coding sequence ATGGCGGCGGTGCCGACCGCCGTGGGAGAACGCGCCGATCCGATGAGCGGAGGACCGTCCAGCCCCAGCCCGGTGGGCGACCCGCAGACGCTGGCCGCCGCACTCGCTCCGGCATTGCGAGAGGCGTGCGGCGGGCGTCTCGGCGAGATCGAGTGGTTCCGTTCCACGTGGCAGCGGGGCGGCGCGGCAACGGGCTTCGCGCAGTGGACGGAGCGCGATGGGCGCACCCTGCCGGTTGTGGTGAAACTCCCGGTCGGCCCGCGCGAGCACCGCTGGGCGATGCTGCTTGGCGCAGCGGAAACGGACACGATGCCGACGCCTGCCCACGAGCGACCCGTTCCCCGTGTGGTGACGGGCGGGAACTCGCTGGACGGGTATGACCTCGGCTGGCTCGTGATGGAACGTCTCGACGGGCACACGCTTTCGCACGCGATCGACCGGGCTGCGATCGAGGAGCTTCTTCGTACAGCTGCCCGCTTCCATGCTCTCGCCGAGCAGGCCAGGCCGGTTGAGGGGCCGCCCCCGGAGCGTGACTGGGGATCGCTGATCGCCCGATCGCGCGAGGCCCTGCGGGCACACGAGGTCGAGATCGGTGACGCCCAGCGCTGGAACGAGGCGTTGAAGAAGGTGCAGCGAGCCTTGCCGATGCTCGAGGCAGCGTGGCGGGCGAGGCCCTTGGACACCTGGTGTCATGGCGACCTCCACCCCGGCAATGCGATGCGACGGTCGGGCAGTGACGGCCGCCCCGGGCCGTGCGTGCTGCTGGACCTTGCGTTCGTCCACGCGGGATCCTGGGTGGAGGACGCGGTCTACCTGGAGCGCCAGTTCTGGGGGCACGAGGATCGTCTGGATGGGATCAAGCCGGTCTCAACACTCGCTAAGTGCCGACGAGAACTTGGGTTGCGTACAGATGGGGACTACGGAACGCTGGCATCGATCCGACGGGTTCTGATGGCCGGCTGCGTTCCCGGAGTAGCCGCCCACGAGGGAACCCCGGCCTATGCGGCTGCGGCCCTGGGAATCATCGAGCGCGTCCTGCCGCAGATCACCCGCTGA
- the rsmA gene encoding ribosomal RNA small subunit methyltransferase A, which yields MVIACVRAPIVQCVVPQTLSEIRGLLASRGLSPRHALGQNFLIDHNLLRRLVDESGVGAGDLVLEVGPGTGTLTEELLARGCEVIACELDRGLAGLLRNRLGNEARFTLVEGDCLEGKRALSGALAGALAGRPFTLVANLPYGSATPLMLTLLVDHPECRAMFATIQREVADRLAARPGSKAYGPLAVVASLLARVRTVAALAPECFWPRPEVTSAMVAIERNPDAPSLDTRALADFCQRLFAQRRKQIGSVLGRDFPWPEGVRTSDRAESLPPEAVLEMFRAEVVRNGTNRVA from the coding sequence GTGGTGATCGCGTGCGTTCGTGCCCCGATCGTACAATGCGTCGTGCCCCAAACGCTCTCCGAGATCCGCGGACTCCTCGCCTCGCGCGGACTCTCGCCGCGCCACGCGCTCGGGCAGAACTTTCTGATCGATCACAACCTGCTCCGTCGGCTCGTCGATGAGTCGGGCGTCGGAGCGGGCGACCTCGTGCTCGAGGTCGGGCCGGGCACGGGGACGCTGACGGAGGAGTTGCTGGCGCGCGGCTGCGAGGTCATCGCCTGCGAGCTGGACCGCGGGTTGGCCGGCTTGCTTCGGAATCGGCTCGGAAACGAAGCGAGGTTCACGCTGGTCGAGGGCGACTGCCTGGAGGGCAAGCGAGCGCTCTCGGGCGCGCTGGCGGGTGCGCTCGCGGGTCGCCCGTTCACGCTCGTCGCGAACCTGCCTTACGGCAGCGCGACGCCGCTCATGCTCACGCTGCTCGTGGATCATCCCGAGTGCCGCGCGATGTTCGCGACGATCCAGCGGGAGGTCGCGGATCGGCTGGCAGCGCGCCCGGGGTCGAAGGCGTACGGGCCGTTGGCGGTGGTCGCGTCGTTGCTCGCACGCGTGCGGACTGTTGCGGCGCTCGCCCCGGAGTGCTTCTGGCCGCGGCCGGAGGTGACCAGCGCGATGGTGGCGATCGAGCGCAACCCCGACGCTCCGTCGCTGGACACGCGTGCCCTGGCCGACTTCTGCCAAAGGCTGTTTGCCCAGCGACGCAAGCAGATCGGCTCGGTTCTCGGACGCGACTTCCCCTGGCCGGAGGGCGTCCGGACCTCGGACAGGGCAGAGAGCCTGCCTCCCGAGGCGGTGCTGGAGATGTTCCGCGCAGAGGTTGTGCGGAACGGCACGAACCGTGTAGCGTGA
- a CDS encoding HAD-IIB family hydrolase, which translates to MRRYDMLAIDLDGTLLDPAGRVSARNAEAIARAREAGVAVTVCTGRGLAESQFALRAIGQEEPVVVAGGSMIACPRTEATLHRFPMHPTLSSRLVDAILDHGHAALVLKDRHAAGYDYLVVTGEQQHALDPTTQWWFETMCVNVRLARSIAEDEHPDHTVRVGACARPASLQGVEAVVRAEFGGLVCYHNFPAVVEAEKASDPDAVHILELFDARADKWSAIRHLADERGIGASRICAIGDQVNDLTMIRGAGLGVAMGNAIPDVRAAAARITRSNAEDGVAWAVERVLWGEW; encoded by the coding sequence GTGCGCCGCTACGACATGCTCGCGATCGACCTCGACGGCACGCTGCTCGACCCCGCGGGGCGCGTCAGCGCGCGCAACGCAGAGGCGATCGCAAGGGCGCGCGAGGCGGGCGTGGCCGTCACGGTCTGTACCGGGCGCGGGCTGGCGGAGTCGCAGTTTGCGTTGCGAGCGATCGGGCAGGAGGAGCCGGTGGTCGTCGCGGGCGGGTCGATGATCGCCTGCCCGCGCACCGAGGCCACGCTCCACCGGTTCCCCATGCACCCGACGCTCTCCTCGCGGCTGGTGGATGCGATCCTCGACCACGGGCACGCCGCGCTCGTGCTCAAAGACCGGCACGCGGCGGGATACGACTACCTCGTCGTCACCGGAGAGCAGCAGCACGCGCTGGACCCGACCACGCAGTGGTGGTTCGAGACGATGTGCGTGAACGTGCGGCTGGCCCGTTCGATCGCGGAGGACGAGCACCCGGATCACACGGTGCGCGTCGGGGCGTGCGCGCGACCGGCCTCGCTGCAGGGCGTCGAGGCGGTCGTGCGGGCCGAGTTCGGCGGGCTGGTCTGCTACCACAACTTTCCGGCGGTGGTGGAGGCGGAGAAAGCGTCGGACCCCGACGCCGTCCACATCCTCGAACTCTTCGACGCGCGGGCGGACAAATGGTCGGCGATCCGGCACCTCGCCGACGAGCGCGGCATCGGCGCCTCGCGCATCTGCGCCATCGGCGACCAGGTGAACGACCTGACCATGATCCGCGGCGCTGGCCTCGGCGTGGCGATGGGCAACGCCATCCCGGACGTGCGAGCTGCTGCGGCACGCATCACCCGCTCGAACGCCGAGGACGGCGTCGCGTGGGCGGTGGAGCGGGTGCTCTGGGGTGAGTGGTGA
- a CDS encoding GGDEF domain-containing protein — protein sequence MAPESPELRVILVGRTGLDARLRLDPGIEVIRARTPLDAIGELSDPIDDRSPSAAVVVVAPDAEPSVNGDSASRGDNLPNFLAGLRLIDPCVRVFRVGAGSPQAGLYDGVVEAGATGQTLREMLRAASSNGKTPTDDGDRERVRAESAIDPIVDALLAAGSERPVGDAPMVERLLRGGEPLAEGLALIRDRTGRADVEFIPPGAERDAAGAVALVPAGAGGAPAGALRSATATPEELRPHAAWLGLWLRLSSQLAELRQAAFRDPVTGAWNRRYFDRFLTVAIDRAREARRSLTVLVFDIDNFKQFNDKHGHGAGDEILRETVRMLTSVVRPTDRVCRIGGDEFAVIFYEPHGPRDPGSRHPASVFDIAERFQRQVHSCRFPKLAGLAPGTLTISGGLATFPWDGSTAEKLLDRADRLALESKEAGKNVITLGPGALKLRDGGSTE from the coding sequence GTGGCCCCTGAGTCCCCCGAGTTGCGAGTGATCCTGGTCGGCCGGACCGGCCTCGACGCGCGCCTCCGGCTGGACCCAGGCATCGAGGTCATCCGCGCTCGCACGCCGCTCGACGCCATCGGCGAACTGAGCGACCCGATCGACGATCGCAGCCCCTCGGCGGCAGTGGTGGTCGTCGCGCCGGACGCTGAGCCGTCGGTGAACGGGGACTCGGCGTCGCGCGGCGACAACCTGCCGAACTTCCTCGCCGGCCTGCGCCTGATCGATCCGTGCGTGCGGGTGTTCCGCGTTGGGGCGGGCAGCCCGCAGGCGGGGCTGTACGACGGCGTGGTTGAGGCGGGCGCTACGGGGCAGACGCTGCGCGAGATGCTGCGTGCGGCATCGTCGAACGGGAAGACGCCCACGGACGACGGCGATCGCGAGCGCGTGCGAGCGGAGAGCGCGATCGACCCGATCGTCGATGCCCTGCTCGCGGCCGGATCGGAGCGCCCCGTCGGCGATGCGCCGATGGTCGAGCGGCTGCTTCGCGGCGGGGAGCCGCTCGCTGAGGGCCTCGCGCTGATCCGTGATCGAACGGGGAGAGCTGACGTCGAGTTCATCCCACCTGGCGCGGAGCGCGACGCGGCCGGTGCCGTCGCGCTCGTGCCTGCGGGCGCGGGCGGCGCGCCGGCGGGCGCGCTGCGAAGCGCGACGGCCACACCCGAAGAGTTGCGTCCGCACGCGGCCTGGCTCGGGCTGTGGCTTCGCCTTTCGTCGCAACTCGCCGAACTGCGACAGGCCGCGTTCCGCGACCCGGTCACCGGGGCGTGGAATCGACGCTACTTCGACCGGTTCCTGACGGTTGCGATCGACCGCGCCCGCGAGGCGCGGCGTTCGCTCACCGTGCTCGTGTTCGACATCGACAACTTCAAGCAGTTCAACGACAAGCACGGGCACGGCGCGGGCGACGAGATTCTCCGCGAGACCGTGCGGATGCTCACGAGCGTCGTGCGGCCGACCGACCGTGTCTGCCGCATCGGCGGCGATGAGTTCGCGGTGATCTTCTACGAGCCGCACGGCCCGCGCGACCCCGGAAGCCGCCACCCGGCCTCGGTCTTCGACATCGCCGAGCGCTTCCAGCGACAGGTCCACTCGTGCCGATTCCCGAAACTCGCCGGGCTGGCTCCCGGCACGCTCACCATCTCGGGAGGGCTGGCGACCTTCCCGTGGGACGGCTCGACCGCTGAGAAACTGCTCGACCGCGCCGACCGCCTCGCGCTGGAGAGCAAGGAGGCGGGGAAGAACGTCATCACGCTCGGGCCGGGCGCGCTCAAACTTCGCGACGGCGGCTCGACGGAGTGA